A DNA window from Oenanthe melanoleuca isolate GR-GAL-2019-014 chromosome 11, OMel1.0, whole genome shotgun sequence contains the following coding sequences:
- the LOC130257666 gene encoding mucin-5AC-like, whose protein sequence is MKAACVQLLLWALCLVTPAGGQPKAPLKCPVKCSFTRPLSEKQIRGYRLITGPSCKNIIILITVKSREICANSSEEWVQKIKDKLDGKKATVMPPRAVTSAEGPGSVEKHVGLPEMAPSQTTPPASFLQGTGTTVRERIQVPAARTEVSSKPPVGRQDPTQLPAGCSPVVQEEAAHSEVTPESERESSNSPASSAAVAAGMGSSQPTPHPTVQDTDSHSDLMPAAKGSNQPLLSPDGSLDPTSTRASTPDTASSSSSSDLPSIWDCMKGTTVTDTAPQTSSVPTLSSTSAIDKAASSHTSRGVDTTTFDHSSPVGEQEPSDTVVFTHKAFSGEARVQMITVRPKNLPLPSFLSKSQMHFVIPVSVVCGLMASSVVLVWVYLKFGVKPEETSREMVQGLLYQQAGHQDNVYPMEMA, encoded by the exons ATGAAGGCTGCGtgtgtccagctgctgctgtgggctctgtgcCTGGTGACCCCGGCTGGAG ggcAACCCAAAGCACCTTTGAAGTGTCCAGTGAAGTGCAGTTTTACAAGGCCGTTATCAGAGAAGCAGATCAGGGGCTATCGCTTGATCACCGGGCCCAGCTGCAAAAACATCATCAT acttATTACTGTGAAGTCCAGGGAGATTTGTGCAAATTCAAGTGAAGAATGGGTGCAGAAGATCAAAGACAAACTGGATGGGAAAAAGGCCACAGTGATGCCACCACGTGCTGTCACCTCAGCAGAAGGGCCTGGTAGTGTTGAGAAACATGTTGGTCTTCCAGAAATGGCTCCATCTCAAACCACTCCTCCAGCTAGTTTCCTCCAAGGGACTGGAACAACAGTCAGGGAGAGAATACaagttcctgctgccaggacagaggtGTCCAGCAAGCCCCCAGTGGGCAGGCAGGAccccacccagctccctgcaggatgCAGCCCTGTGGTACAGGAGGAGGCTGCACACTCTGAGGTCACTCCAGAATCAGAGAGAGAGTCCTCAAattctcctgcatcctcagcAGCTGTTGCAGCAGGAATGGGCTCCAGCCAGcccaccccacaccccactgTTCAAGATACGGACTCACATTCAGATCTGATGCCTGCTGCTAAAGGATCAAACCAACCTCTGCTTTCTCCAGATGGATCCCTGGACCCTACAAGTACCAGAGCCAGCACACCAGacactgcttccagcagctctaGCTCAGATCTCCCCTCCATCTGGGACTGTATGAAGGGCACAACAGTCACAGACACAGCACCACAGACTTCTTCAGTTCCTACTCTAAGCTCCACTTCTGCCATAGACAAAGCTGCTTCTTCCCATACCAGCAGGGGTGTTGATACTACAACATTTGATCATTCATCACCTGTAGGGGAGCAAGAGCCTTCAGACACAGTAGTTTTTACTCACAAGGCATTCTCAGGCGAAGCCAGAGTGCAGATGATCACAGTCAGGCCAAAAAATCTGCCTCTGCCCAGCTTCTTGTCCAAGTCTCAAATGCACTTCGTCATCCCAGTTTCTGTGGTGTGTGGACTGATGGCCAGCAGTGTTGTTCTTGTATGGGTGTATCTGAAATTTGGAGTCAAACCAGAAGAAACTTCAAGAGAAATGGTACAGGGCTTGCTCTACCAGCAGGCAGGACATCAAGACAATGTCTATCCAATGGAG ATGGCTTGA